A single region of the uncultured Draconibacterium sp. genome encodes:
- a CDS encoding Hpt domain-containing protein: MDNTFQHIDPSQIESLAGGDTEFIKEMAEIFLEQINEFVTNMSSYLQEKDWEKLAREAHTAKSSAMTFGMEGTGTLLKNIQLECEAGNLNDVPKMVEDAISQLKAATPEVKKLK; the protein is encoded by the coding sequence ATGGACAACACATTTCAACACATCGATCCATCTCAGATCGAATCACTTGCAGGTGGCGACACAGAGTTTATCAAAGAGATGGCTGAAATTTTTCTGGAACAAATTAATGAGTTCGTGACGAACATGAGTTCATACCTACAAGAAAAGGACTGGGAAAAACTGGCACGCGAGGCACACACCGCAAAATCTTCGGCAATGACATTTGGAATGGAAGGTACGGGAACTTTGCTAAAAAATATCCAATTGGAATGCGAGGCCGGGAACCTGAATGATGTTCCGAAAATGGTTGAGGATGCAATCAGTCAACTAAAGGCTGCCACTCCTGAAGTGAAAAAATTAAAGTAA